Proteins from a genomic interval of Desulfovibrio litoralis DSM 11393:
- a CDS encoding DNA-directed RNA polymerase subunit alpha: MLIKQGDRLINKRNWSELEKPEQIIRTSDPSDVLYGKFICEPFERGYGITIGNSLRRVLLSSLQGAAFVSVKVSGVQHEFSTIPGVLEDVTDIVLNLKQVRLFMDTEEPQRIELKVKGKGVVTAGNIEVNQHLEILNPEQHILTATDDVDLLFELEVRMGKGFVTADMHEGLSDEIGLIALDASFSPVRKVSYAVEQARVGQMTNYDKLVLEVWTDGSVSPDDAIAYSAKILKDQMSVFINFDERGIIESSSGTTGRSELNENLFKHIDDLELSVRATNCLKGANISTLGDLVQKTENDMLKFKNFGRKTLDEIRKVLADLSLDFGTKIDNFDKKYQEWKRNQQNEAQ; the protein is encoded by the coding sequence ATGCTCATAAAACAAGGTGACAGATTGATTAATAAGCGAAACTGGTCTGAGCTTGAAAAGCCGGAACAGATTATTCGCACCAGTGATCCTTCTGATGTCCTATATGGCAAATTTATTTGTGAGCCTTTTGAAAGAGGCTATGGAATAACAATAGGTAACTCTTTGCGTCGAGTCCTTCTCTCTTCTTTACAGGGTGCAGCTTTTGTATCAGTAAAGGTTAGCGGAGTTCAGCATGAGTTTTCTACTATTCCGGGTGTACTTGAAGATGTTACGGACATCGTTCTAAACTTAAAACAAGTACGTCTTTTTATGGATACGGAAGAACCTCAGCGTATTGAGCTTAAAGTTAAGGGTAAGGGTGTTGTTACTGCGGGTAATATCGAAGTAAATCAACACCTTGAAATCTTAAACCCTGAGCAACATATACTTACTGCAACAGATGATGTAGACCTTTTATTTGAACTTGAAGTGCGTATGGGTAAGGGCTTTGTTACTGCCGATATGCATGAAGGTCTTTCTGATGAAATTGGTCTTATAGCCTTAGATGCAAGCTTTTCGCCTGTGCGTAAGGTTTCTTATGCCGTAGAACAAGCACGTGTTGGACAAATGACCAACTATGACAAGCTTGTTTTAGAGGTTTGGACTGATGGTTCTGTTTCCCCTGATGATGCTATTGCATACAGTGCAAAGATATTAAAAGATCAAATGTCTGTGTTTATCAATTTTGATGAACGTGGAATTATCGAAAGTAGCTCAGGTACAACAGGACGCAGTGAATTAAATGAAAATCTGTTTAAGCATATTGATGATCTCGAACTTTCCGTTCGGGCTACTAACTGCTTAAAAGGTGCTAATATCTCTACTTTAGGAGATTTAGTCCAAAAAACAGAAAATGATATGCTTAAATTTAAGAACTTTGGTCGTAAAACTTTAGATGAAATTCGTAAAGTTCTCGCTGACTTAAGTCTTGATTTTGGCACAAAAATAGATAATTTCGATAAGAAATATCAAGAATGGAAGAGGAATCAGCAAAATGAGGCACAGTAA
- the secY gene encoding preprotein translocase subunit SecY, protein MSNPGTDKFGKQQSELLSKILWTLGLLAVYRIGIHVPVPGVNIEALKLVFEEAARSTSNLVGMIDMFSGGALSQLPIFALGVMPYISASIIMQLLQVIFPDLKRMAKEEGAAGRKKITQYTRYGTVFITALQGLGLAITLEGMQTGTAVPVIMDPGWSFRLITVITLIAGTSFLMWLGEQITEKGIGNGISLIIFSGIVAGIPRAITNSVSQFSAGDMSILIPVVVLIIMAVVLIFIVFVERGQRRIPIHYAKRQIGRKIVGGQSTHLPLRINTAGVIPPIFASSLLIFPATIASISSNEWVKNIGAYIAPDTLIYNIAFIVLVVLFCFFYTAIIFDPKDIAENLKKQGGFVPGIRPGVNTAEYINRVLLRITPWGAAYICLVCLLPLILRIYFNLPFQYGGTSLLILVGVAMDFMSQVQSHMISTQYESLLGKTKLKPRY, encoded by the coding sequence GTGTCTAACCCAGGAACAGATAAGTTCGGTAAACAACAATCAGAACTGCTAAGTAAAATTCTTTGGACTTTAGGGCTACTGGCTGTATATCGTATTGGTATTCATGTCCCTGTTCCCGGTGTCAATATCGAAGCACTAAAATTAGTCTTCGAAGAGGCAGCCAGAAGTACAAGCAACTTAGTCGGTATGATTGATATGTTTTCCGGCGGTGCTTTGTCTCAACTGCCTATTTTTGCCTTGGGTGTTATGCCTTATATTTCTGCATCTATCATAATGCAGTTGCTTCAGGTTATCTTTCCTGATTTAAAACGCATGGCAAAAGAAGAAGGTGCGGCAGGGCGGAAAAAGATTACTCAATATACTAGATACGGTACAGTTTTTATAACTGCTTTACAGGGTCTTGGTTTGGCTATTACTCTCGAAGGAATGCAAACAGGAACGGCTGTTCCGGTTATTATGGATCCGGGTTGGAGTTTTAGACTTATTACGGTTATTACCTTGATTGCCGGAACAAGCTTTCTTATGTGGCTTGGGGAACAAATTACCGAAAAAGGAATAGGAAACGGAATCTCTCTTATTATCTTTTCCGGAATTGTTGCCGGTATTCCAAGAGCGATAACAAACTCTGTTTCTCAGTTTTCCGCCGGGGATATGTCGATTCTTATCCCTGTTGTTGTCTTGATAATTATGGCTGTTGTATTGATTTTTATTGTTTTTGTAGAAAGAGGGCAACGCCGTATCCCTATCCATTATGCCAAAAGGCAAATTGGAAGAAAGATTGTTGGCGGACAAAGCACTCATTTACCTTTAAGAATTAATACAGCCGGAGTTATTCCCCCTATTTTTGCTTCAAGTTTGTTGATATTTCCTGCGACTATTGCAAGTATTTCTTCAAACGAATGGGTAAAAAACATTGGTGCGTATATAGCTCCCGATACCTTAATTTATAATATAGCTTTTATTGTTCTTGTCGTATTATTTTGTTTCTTTTATACAGCGATTATTTTTGACCCAAAAGATATAGCCGAAAATTTAAAGAAACAAGGTGGCTTTGTTCCCGGTATAAGACCCGGGGTGAATACGGCAGAATATATTAACCGTGTACTTTTACGCATTACTCCTTGGGGTGCCGCCTATATTTGTTTGGTGTGTCTACTTCCTTTGATTTTGCGTATATATTTTAACTTACCTTTTCAATACGGTGGAACAAGCCTATTGATTTTAGTAGGTGTTGCGATGGATTTTATGAGTCAGGTTCAATCTCATATGATCTCAACCCAATATGAAAGTTTATTGGGTAAAACAAAGCTTAAACCTCGCTATTAA
- the rnhA gene encoding ribonuclease HI, whose protein sequence is MKEVEIFTDGSCLGNPGAGAYAAILRYNGTEKNIVGGFSLTTNNRMEVMAAISALELLKEPCKATIYTDSRYLCDAIEKKWLKGWQKNGWKTAAKKAVKNQDLWERLAILLEKHQIRFVWVEGHAGHIENEKCDELARTEAAKKSLPPDLGFEPNK, encoded by the coding sequence ATGAAAGAAGTTGAAATTTTTACTGATGGGTCTTGTTTGGGAAACCCGGGCGCCGGGGCTTATGCGGCGATTTTACGCTATAACGGCACAGAAAAAAATATTGTGGGCGGTTTTTCTTTAACCACAAATAATAGAATGGAAGTAATGGCGGCGATATCTGCTCTTGAATTGTTAAAAGAACCTTGCAAGGCAACGATTTATACAGACTCTCGTTACTTGTGTGATGCGATTGAAAAAAAATGGTTGAAAGGTTGGCAAAAAAACGGTTGGAAAACAGCCGCCAAAAAAGCCGTTAAAAACCAAGATTTATGGGAACGTTTGGCGATTTTATTAGAAAAACACCAAATACGTTTTGTGTGGGTCGAAGGACACGCCGGACATATAGAAAATGAAAAATGCGATGAACTCGCCAGAACAGAGGCGGCGAAAAAATCTCTTCCGCCTGATTTAGGTTTTGAACCGAATAAATAA
- the rplR gene encoding 50S ribosomal protein L18 yields MLRKEDARIRRKVRIRKKISGTYERPRLVVFRSNLHIYAQIIDDTSGTTLVSASTLSLQKNKEKAGCNKEGAMLVGKEIARLAKEKSIAQVVFDRNGYIYHGRIKAVADGAREAGLEF; encoded by the coding sequence ATGTTGAGAAAAGAAGATGCTAGAATTCGCCGTAAGGTGAGAATTCGTAAAAAAATTTCTGGTACTTATGAGCGCCCACGTTTAGTCGTATTTCGCTCTAACCTGCATATTTATGCCCAGATTATTGATGATACTAGTGGTACAACTTTGGTCTCTGCTTCCACTCTTTCTTTACAAAAAAATAAAGAAAAAGCCGGTTGTAATAAAGAAGGTGCTATGCTCGTAGGTAAAGAGATTGCTCGTCTTGCCAAAGAAAAAAGCATTGCACAGGTAGTGTTTGACCGTAACGGCTATATTTATCATGGTCGCATCAAGGCTGTTGCCGATGGTGCCCGTGAAGCCGGACTTGAATTCTAG
- the rplQ gene encoding 50S ribosomal protein L17: MRHSNTGRKLSRSGNHRKALFRNMTKALLTYGKIRTTEAKAKELRSVVEPLITLALRDDLHSRRLAYDFLGNHQMVQTLFAEVAPPFKGVNGGYTRITKLALPRKGDSAPMAVLELTKESVKTEA; the protein is encoded by the coding sequence ATGAGGCACAGTAACACCGGCAGAAAGCTAAGCCGAAGCGGTAATCATCGTAAAGCGTTGTTTCGCAATATGACTAAAGCCCTGTTAACTTATGGCAAAATTCGTACTACCGAAGCAAAAGCTAAGGAATTGCGTAGTGTGGTGGAACCTCTTATTACACTCGCTTTGCGTGATGACTTACACTCTAGACGTTTGGCTTATGATTTTTTAGGTAATCACCAGATGGTTCAAACTCTGTTTGCAGAAGTTGCACCGCCTTTTAAAGGTGTTAATGGTGGTTATACTCGTATTACTAAGTTGGCTCTTCCCCGTAAGGGCGATTCTGCCCCAATGGCAGTTTTAGAACTAACTAAAGAATCAGTAAAAACAGAAGCTTAA
- the rpsK gene encoding 30S ribosomal protein S11, with amino-acid sequence MSAARPKRAVKKKEKKNVPVGVAHIQATFNNTIITFTDTRGNTVSWSSSGQSGFKGSRKSTPFAAQVAAEQAARKAQENGMRTVGIFVKGPGSGREAAMRAINSAGFKIAFIRDITPIPHNGCRPPKRRRV; translated from the coding sequence ATGTCAGCAGCAAGACCCAAAAGAGCGGTCAAGAAAAAAGAAAAGAAAAATGTTCCGGTTGGCGTAGCCCATATCCAGGCAACATTCAATAACACAATAATTACTTTTACAGATACTCGTGGGAATACCGTGAGCTGGTCAAGTTCGGGTCAAAGCGGTTTTAAAGGTTCTCGCAAGAGTACGCCTTTTGCTGCTCAAGTCGCAGCAGAACAAGCCGCACGCAAAGCCCAAGAAAACGGTATGCGTACCGTTGGTATATTTGTTAAAGGTCCGGGATCCGGACGTGAAGCAGCGATGCGTGCAATTAACAGTGCAGGCTTTAAAATTGCTTTTATTCGGGATATTACCCCCATTCCTCACAACGGTTGTCGCCCGCCTAAGCGACGCCGCGTCTAG
- the rplX gene encoding 50S ribosomal protein L24, with protein MKMFRIRKDDKVIIVAGKDKGKVGKVLKVLRKKDRVLVEKVNMVKRHTKPNPYQQQPGGIVEKEMPIHISNVMFMCSACAKPSRVGYRYSDDGKKIRFCKKCNENIA; from the coding sequence ATGAAAATGTTCAGAATAAGAAAAGACGATAAAGTTATTATCGTTGCCGGAAAAGATAAAGGTAAAGTAGGTAAGGTTCTTAAAGTCCTTCGTAAGAAAGACAGAGTCCTTGTTGAAAAGGTAAATATGGTTAAACGCCATACAAAACCTAACCCTTATCAACAACAACCCGGTGGAATTGTCGAAAAGGAAATGCCAATTCACATTTCTAATGTGATGTTTATGTGTAGCGCGTGTGCTAAGCCTTCTAGGGTTGGTTACCGCTATTCTGACGATGGTAAAAAAATTCGCTTCTGCAAGAAGTGTAACGAAAATATTGCTTAA
- the map gene encoding type I methionyl aminopeptidase, giving the protein MKKYRGIFLKNEKEIAIMHEANKIVSNILDIFEKEVRPGVETMLFEEIAQDECLSNGVKPAFQGYCGYPYAICCSVNEQVVHGFPSNRTLLEGDIVSFDMGVVLNGFFADSARTFTVGEVKPEVEKLVAVTKEALWKGIKKAVVGNSLSDISQAVQEHSEQNGYAVIRRFVGHGIGVALHEKPEIPNFVSRGMVDVPLQSGMVLAIEPMLAMGTHEVEILSDKWTAVTKDGKYSAHFEHSVAVTPNGPLVLSHWAKNQL; this is encoded by the coding sequence ATGAAAAAGTATCGTGGTATATTTCTGAAAAACGAAAAAGAAATCGCAATAATGCATGAGGCGAACAAGATAGTTTCAAATATTTTAGATATTTTTGAAAAAGAAGTTCGCCCCGGCGTTGAAACGATGCTTTTTGAAGAAATAGCCCAAGATGAATGTCTTAGTAATGGCGTTAAGCCGGCATTTCAAGGCTATTGCGGTTACCCTTACGCGATATGTTGTTCGGTTAATGAACAAGTAGTTCACGGGTTTCCGTCAAATCGCACTCTTTTGGAAGGCGATATAGTTAGCTTTGATATGGGTGTTGTTTTAAACGGTTTTTTTGCTGATTCAGCACGAACTTTTACCGTCGGGGAAGTTAAACCTGAGGTAGAAAAGTTGGTTGCTGTTACCAAAGAAGCTCTTTGGAAAGGTATAAAAAAAGCCGTTGTAGGCAACTCATTGTCAGATATTAGTCAGGCTGTTCAAGAACATTCCGAGCAAAACGGATATGCGGTGATACGCCGTTTTGTCGGTCATGGCATTGGCGTCGCCTTACATGAAAAACCCGAGATACCTAACTTTGTATCAAGGGGAATGGTTGATGTTCCATTGCAAAGTGGAATGGTTTTAGCTATTGAACCCATGTTAGCCATGGGTACCCATGAAGTCGAGATCCTCTCCGATAAATGGACAGCTGTTACAAAAGACGGAAAATATTCCGCCCATTTTGAACACAGCGTTGCAGTTACACCGAATGGTCCTTTGGTTTTAAGCCACTGGGCAAAAAATCAGTTATAA
- the rplE gene encoding 50S ribosomal protein L5: MTRLEKIYSEKVVPALQKEFNYKSTMQVPGLEKVSLNIGLGVASQNNKLMEEAVAELSAIAGQKAVVTRAKKSIAAFKLREGMPIGCRVTLRGERMWDFLDKLVNFALPRVRDFRGVPDRGFDGRGNFTLGIKEHSIFPELEADRVDNPKGMNITIVTTAESDRESKLLLEYLGMPFRK, encoded by the coding sequence ATGACGCGTCTTGAAAAGATATACAGTGAAAAAGTGGTTCCGGCTCTGCAAAAAGAATTTAACTATAAATCTACAATGCAGGTTCCCGGGCTGGAAAAGGTTTCATTAAACATCGGGCTTGGCGTTGCCTCGCAAAACAACAAGCTAATGGAAGAAGCCGTCGCGGAACTTTCCGCTATCGCTGGTCAGAAGGCCGTTGTTACCCGAGCTAAAAAATCAATAGCTGCTTTCAAGCTCCGTGAAGGAATGCCTATTGGCTGCCGAGTAACTCTACGTGGTGAACGTATGTGGGACTTCCTTGACAAGCTTGTTAACTTCGCATTGCCACGCGTTCGCGATTTTCGCGGAGTTCCTGATCGTGGTTTTGATGGCAGAGGTAATTTTACTCTAGGTATTAAAGAGCATTCGATCTTTCCAGAGTTAGAAGCTGACAGAGTTGATAACCCAAAAGGTATGAATATCACTATTGTCACAACTGCAGAAAGCGACCGTGAGAGCAAGTTATTACTTGAATATCTCGGCATGCCCTTTAGGAAATAA
- the rpsD gene encoding 30S ribosomal protein S4 — translation MAKYNDSKCRLCRREGAKLFLKGDRCYTDKCAYDRRPYAPGHAGRARKKLSDYALQLREKQKVRRVYGVLERQFSNYFVKADMAKGVTGTNLLSFLERRLDNVIYRIGFANSRSQARQLVRHGIFTLNGRKVNIPSLLVKIGDQLSIPEKNRKIPVVAEAQEVIARRGCPAWLEVEASAFKATVKALPQRDDIQFPINESLIVELYSK, via the coding sequence TTGGCTAAGTATAATGATTCTAAATGCCGCTTGTGCAGACGCGAAGGAGCTAAGCTCTTTTTAAAAGGTGATCGTTGTTACACTGATAAGTGTGCTTACGACCGTCGCCCTTATGCCCCCGGTCACGCCGGTCGCGCTCGCAAAAAGCTTTCTGATTATGCCTTACAATTGCGTGAAAAACAAAAAGTGCGTCGTGTTTACGGCGTTCTGGAACGTCAATTTAGCAATTATTTTGTTAAGGCAGATATGGCAAAGGGTGTTACTGGTACTAACCTGCTTTCCTTCTTGGAACGCAGACTTGATAACGTAATATATCGTATTGGTTTTGCTAACTCTCGCTCTCAAGCGCGCCAGCTAGTAAGACACGGTATCTTTACTTTAAACGGTCGTAAGGTTAATATCCCATCACTATTGGTAAAAATTGGCGATCAGCTTTCTATTCCTGAGAAAAATCGCAAAATTCCTGTAGTGGCGGAAGCACAAGAAGTAATTGCTCGTCGTGGTTGTCCTGCTTGGCTCGAGGTTGAAGCCTCAGCGTTTAAAGCGACAGTAAAAGCTTTACCACAAAGAGATGATATTCAGTTCCCAATCAACGAAAGCCTGATAGTGGAGCTTTACTCCAAGTAA
- the rplO gene encoding 50S ribosomal protein L15, producing MELHELYPFAEERKTRKRVGRGSGSGLGCTAGKGNKGQNARSGGGVRPGFEGGQMPIQRRLPKHGFSNYLFKAEYSIINLDRLSAAFEGVSEISLQDIYDRGLAKKGSSVKILGSGEIAKAVKVEAHSFSASAKAKIEQAGGSIKSIEVVKAS from the coding sequence ATGGAATTACATGAACTTTATCCATTTGCTGAAGAACGCAAGACCAGAAAACGCGTAGGACGCGGTTCAGGTTCCGGTCTTGGTTGTACAGCCGGTAAGGGTAATAAAGGACAAAATGCTCGTTCTGGTGGTGGGGTAAGACCCGGCTTTGAAGGCGGTCAAATGCCTATTCAACGCAGACTTCCAAAACATGGTTTTAGCAACTATTTGTTTAAAGCCGAGTATTCTATTATTAACTTAGATCGTTTATCTGCAGCCTTTGAAGGTGTTAGCGAAATTAGTCTTCAAGATATTTATGACCGTGGGCTTGCTAAAAAAGGTAGCTCCGTAAAAATTCTTGGAAGCGGTGAAATTGCTAAAGCCGTTAAAGTTGAAGCACACAGCTTTAGTGCTTCAGCCAAAGCTAAAATCGAACAAGCCGGCGGCAGTATAAAATCTATTGAAGTCGTTAAAGCTTCTTAA
- the rpsQ gene encoding 30S ribosomal protein S17, whose product MQGTLQNLKGRTQTGTVVSDKNDKTIVVRVETLVKHPLLKKYVRRHKKFTAHDPENQCHVGDVVTIVEFRPLSRNKRWHLVSILEKAV is encoded by the coding sequence ATGCAAGGTACACTTCAGAACCTGAAGGGGAGAACCCAAACCGGCACTGTGGTGAGCGACAAAAACGACAAGACTATTGTTGTTAGAGTTGAAACCTTGGTGAAACACCCCCTTCTAAAAAAATATGTTCGTCGTCATAAAAAGTTTACCGCTCATGACCCTGAGAATCAGTGTCATGTTGGTGACGTTGTGACTATTGTTGAGTTTCGTCCGCTTAGCCGTAATAAGCGTTGGCATCTTGTATCTATACTGGAAAAAGCCGTTTAG
- the rplN gene encoding 50S ribosomal protein L14 translates to MIQVESTLEVADNSGAKKVACIKVLGGSKRRYASVGDIIVVSVKDAMPHSKVKKGEVMSAVIVRTKKEVRRADGSYIKFDTNAAVLLSKQGEPVGTRIFGPVARELRAKNFMKIVSLAPEVL, encoded by the coding sequence ATGATTCAGGTTGAAAGTACACTTGAAGTAGCGGACAACAGCGGAGCCAAAAAAGTTGCTTGTATTAAAGTACTTGGTGGTTCAAAACGTCGTTACGCTTCCGTGGGTGATATTATTGTGGTTTCTGTTAAAGATGCCATGCCCCACAGTAAGGTAAAAAAAGGCGAAGTAATGTCTGCTGTGATAGTTCGCACTAAAAAAGAAGTGCGTCGTGCTGATGGTTCTTATATTAAGTTTGATACTAACGCCGCTGTGCTTTTAAGCAAACAGGGCGAGCCTGTCGGAACTCGTATTTTTGGACCAGTAGCTAGAGAACTCAGAGCGAAGAACTTCATGAAAATAGTTTCACTCGCCCCCGAAGTTCTTTAA
- the rpsE gene encoding 30S ribosomal protein S5 — MEQNELGIHEKIVALNRVAKVVKGGRRFSFSALVVVGDGKGQVGYGLGKAQEVPEALRKATERAKKNMVSIALVDGTLPYEVLGAYGAGRVMLKPASKGTGIIAGGAVRAVMEAVGIHDVLAKAIGTNNPHNVLRATVAGLASLRSAEEVSEIRGIKLEAPRK, encoded by the coding sequence ATGGAACAAAATGAATTAGGCATACACGAAAAAATAGTGGCTCTTAACCGAGTTGCTAAAGTTGTAAAAGGCGGACGTCGCTTTAGTTTTAGTGCCCTTGTTGTTGTTGGCGACGGAAAAGGTCAAGTCGGTTACGGCTTAGGTAAAGCTCAGGAAGTTCCCGAAGCTTTGCGTAAGGCTACCGAACGTGCCAAAAAAAATATGGTAAGTATTGCTTTGGTTGACGGAACTTTACCTTATGAAGTGCTTGGTGCTTACGGAGCAGGAAGAGTTATGCTCAAACCTGCCTCTAAAGGAACGGGAATTATCGCCGGTGGTGCGGTGCGTGCTGTTATGGAAGCCGTTGGCATTCATGATGTGCTTGCAAAAGCTATCGGTACAAATAACCCCCATAACGTTCTTAGAGCGACTGTTGCCGGTTTAGCTTCTTTGCGCAGTGCGGAAGAAGTAAGCGAAATTCGTGGCATTAAACTTGAAGCTCCTCGTAAGTAG
- a CDS encoding type Z 30S ribosomal protein S14 yields MSRTALEVKAQRKPKFSSRAYNRCPICGRPRGFLRKFGICRICFRNMALRGELPGVRKSSW; encoded by the coding sequence TTGTCACGCACAGCTCTTGAAGTAAAGGCACAACGTAAACCAAAGTTTTCTTCTCGTGCCTATAACCGTTGTCCTATTTGTGGGCGTCCTCGCGGATTTCTTCGTAAGTTTGGAATTTGTCGTATTTGCTTCCGTAATATGGCATTACGCGGAGAATTACCGGGCGTTCGCAAGTCTAGCTGGTAG
- the rpmD gene encoding 50S ribosomal protein L30: MIKVKLIHSRIGCNPAQRKVLDALGLRHTYMEKTFKDNPAVRGMLNKVKHLVEVIN; this comes from the coding sequence ATGATAAAAGTAAAATTGATTCACAGTCGTATAGGCTGTAACCCGGCTCAACGTAAAGTTTTAGATGCTTTAGGGTTACGTCATACATATATGGAAAAGACTTTTAAAGATAATCCTGCCGTACGCGGAATGCTCAATAAAGTTAAACATTTGGTTGAGGTAATAAACTAA
- the rplF gene encoding 50S ribosomal protein L6, protein MSRIGKLPISIPSGVEVKFGDVIEVKGPKGSLSTPLEATLSYEIVDNQVVVTRKDDSRYARAQHGLRRTLLSNCIIGVTNGFSKTLDVLGVGYKVAVKGNTVELAIGFSHPVLIDLPAGIQAKAEGQKLTISGISKELVGEVADRIRRLRKPEPYKGKGIKYETEIIRRKAGKSGGKK, encoded by the coding sequence ATGTCAAGAATAGGTAAACTCCCTATTTCAATTCCAAGTGGCGTTGAAGTAAAATTTGGTGATGTTATTGAAGTTAAAGGTCCTAAGGGAAGTCTTTCGACTCCTTTAGAAGCGACATTAAGTTACGAAATTGTCGATAACCAAGTTGTTGTAACTCGTAAAGATGACTCTCGCTACGCTCGTGCCCAACACGGTCTGCGTCGCACTCTTCTTTCTAACTGCATTATTGGTGTAACAAACGGTTTTTCCAAAACTTTAGACGTTTTGGGCGTTGGTTACAAGGTTGCGGTAAAAGGCAATACTGTTGAACTTGCTATTGGTTTTTCTCACCCTGTTTTGATTGATTTACCTGCCGGTATTCAAGCAAAAGCAGAAGGTCAAAAACTTACTATCAGCGGAATCAGCAAAGAGTTAGTCGGCGAAGTCGCAGATCGTATTCGTCGCTTACGCAAGCCTGAACCTTATAAAGGTAAGGGTATTAAATATGAGACCGAAATTATCCGTCGTAAGGCCGGTAAATCGGGCGGTAAGAAGTAG
- the rpsM gene encoding 30S ribosomal protein S13: MARIAGIDLPKGKRADIALTYIYGIGRASALRILDAAKVAWTRGIDDLSADEINEIRKEIEQSCKVEGDLRREVSSNIKRLMEIGCYRGLRHRKGLPCRGQRTKTNSRTRKGPRRGTASNKKK; encoded by the coding sequence GTGGCAAGAATTGCAGGAATTGATCTGCCCAAGGGCAAACGTGCCGATATTGCTCTTACTTATATTTATGGGATTGGTCGTGCTAGCGCCTTGCGTATCCTTGATGCGGCAAAAGTAGCTTGGACTCGTGGCATCGACGATCTCAGTGCAGATGAAATTAACGAAATCCGTAAGGAAATCGAACAAAGTTGTAAGGTTGAGGGCGATTTACGTCGCGAAGTTTCATCAAACATAAAAAGATTGATGGAAATAGGTTGTTATCGTGGACTTCGCCACCGCAAGGGTTTACCTTGTCGTGGTCAAAGAACTAAGACAAATTCTCGTACTCGTAAAGGACCACGTCGTGGTACTGCCTCTAATAAAAAGAAGTAG
- the rpsH gene encoding 30S ribosomal protein S8, with translation MITDPIADMLTRIRNAHLALHKEVLVPRSNLKVAIADILKEEGYINSVTLDEQHIKISLKYVKNTAALAGLKRISKPGRRVYVNAHQIPKVQNGLGICIVSTSRGLLEGSKAHAQKVGGELLCEVW, from the coding sequence ATGATTACAGATCCTATTGCGGATATGTTAACTCGAATCCGCAACGCACATTTGGCCCTTCATAAGGAAGTTCTTGTGCCGCGCTCTAATCTTAAAGTCGCTATCGCTGATATATTAAAAGAAGAAGGATATATCAATAGCGTTACTTTAGATGAGCAGCACATTAAAATTTCTTTAAAGTATGTCAAAAACACCGCTGCTTTAGCCGGTCTTAAGCGTATAAGCAAACCCGGTCGCCGTGTTTATGTTAATGCCCATCAAATTCCAAAAGTTCAAAACGGACTCGGAATTTGCATAGTTTCAACCTCTCGCGGTTTGCTTGAGGGTAGTAAAGCCCACGCACAGAAAGTAGGCGGCGAACTACTTTGCGAAGTTTGGTAG
- the rpmJ gene encoding 50S ribosomal protein L36, whose product MKVRPSVKKMCPKCKILRRKGILRVICENPRHKQRQG is encoded by the coding sequence ATGAAAGTCAGACCTTCAGTTAAAAAAATGTGCCCCAAATGCAAAATTCTTCGCAGAAAGGGCATTTTGAGGGTGATTTGCGAAAACCCCAGACACAAACAACGTCAGGGATAA
- the rpmC gene encoding 50S ribosomal protein L29, protein MADKRKNNLLKLNDLSVAELKAKLEEARRANFDGRLQKATGQLTKTSELPRTRAEIARILTILKRKGA, encoded by the coding sequence ATGGCAGATAAAAGAAAAAATAATCTCTTAAAGCTTAACGACTTAAGTGTTGCTGAGCTTAAAGCGAAGCTAGAAGAAGCCCGTAGAGCAAACTTTGATGGTAGATTGCAAAAAGCAACAGGTCAGTTGACCAAAACCTCAGAGCTTCCTCGCACGAGAGCTGAAATAGCTAGAATATTGACTATATTGAAGAGGAAGGGAGCCTAA